ccttcGGCTTTTTGGGGGGGTAGGAGgcggatggggggggggggaggagcccAGAGGCGggacgtggggctgggctggggggtccctTGGTTTTTTGGGGGCCTGTgggatcttgggggggggggggtggttggggTCCCCACGGCCTTGTGTGGGGAGTTAACGGGGCGCAGCtcgccctggggggggggggggctatgggggtccctcagccccggggggggccccgggagcgatgggggggggggggtcactcACCTGGGGGTGAACCAGGCCCgtccgcccggggccggggggggagggggggggggggcgggcccggggccggggctgggctgggccggggtcccggggggggctgggccgggggcgcggggccggggccgccctgGACCCCGCACGGACGGGCCTGGCCGGGCGCGCCTCCCCCGCCGGAGCCGGAACCCCCCGGCCGGGGACACGTGACgcaagccccgcccccgccccacaATCCTTTGCGATACCGCGGtgaaggggggggcgggggacacacacacacgacagacacgacccaggcgtccgggacaccgggacaccccccctccccccgccccacgcgGGACGCGGGGGGGTCGCGGAGATCCCCACACCCGGGACGGGAGGGGGGAGGATTAAAAGAAGGGAGGGGGGCGTTGCCCACAGTAAAGATGGCGCCGCGGCGCCCTCCTCCCCCGCCAAGATggcggccgctgcccggcgccgAACGGGGCCCGAGACAAGATGGCAGCGCGCGGCCGGCTGATGCCCTCACCCAAGATGGCGCCCGGGGGTCGCCCGCATCCAAGATGGCGCCCCGTGCCACGGTGCCCACTTCAAAGATGGCCGACAGCTCGGacccccggcggggggggggggggaggggctgctCCCGGCCAACCAGAGGCGCGGATTTGGAGGGAACCGCTCCCGGGGGCGGAAATGACGACACGCCCCTCGGGGAGCCGTGAGGCAGGGGCCGCCgggccccgtgtccccctgtggGGAGGCCCCGGgacgtggggtggggggggggggagggtgtcacGGGGAGGGCGGTATGGTCGTGGGGACGGTGACGTCACCGCGAGGGACCTCGTCACGTGCGGGGGGTCGCGGGGTTCCTCGCCGGACCGTGTGCCCCTCCCCcagggccgccccgccccgccccgcccgccgggcgcggcccctttaagagctctccctcccccgcccccgggcgGGCACGTGCGGCCCCACGTGCTCGCGGCCCCTCAGGCCtcgccccccgctcccgcccctaTTGGCCAAAACTGGGTCAGGCCCCGCCCACCGCGCGGCGCCCCATTGGCTAAATCTAGGTCAGtgccccgccctccccgcccccgcgcggcgcCCATGGCCGCGCCGCATgaccgccggccccgcccccccgcgctcCTATTGGCCGCGGTGGGCGCCAGGGGGCGGGGCCCGACAGAGGGGAGGAGCCCCGCCCTttgcggggaggggcggggcgacACCTGCAGCGGGGGCGGGGATTGGAGGGGGAATAAGTCGGGGAGGGCCAATGAGGGAAGCGCAACGTGCGCTCaggaggcggggccggggcaagcgacgccccgccccgcggcccgctGGGCGGAGCGAGGGGCGTAGCTTACAGGCAGGGCGGGCGGGGATAGGCGCAGCGGTGGCATGGGGGCGTGGCTCGGGCAgaccccgcccccccggggggcGCAGCGCCCCCGCGGGCGGCTCATGCCGAGGGcacggcggggcgcggggcggcaggtcggagcggcgcgggggagcggggcggggggcaccgggggcaccggggggcaccggggccgggggaggggggaatcggggccgggggggggggggcgccgggacccggggggcagcgggacccgGGGGAGCACCGGCAGCGGGGGGCGGCACCGGGACTGGAGGGGGCACCGGgaccccgggcggggggggggaggcaccgGGAGGGGGAAGATGCGCGACCCCCACGCTGAGACCGCGGGGGGCACGAACGGGGATTAGGATcggggtccccagcccccccacggGACACCAGGGTCCCCCCCCACTCCTCGGGTGGGCGCCGGAGGGGTCGGtgtccgcccccccccgccgtccgTGGGCGCCGTCCCGGGGCCGGTCGACATGAAGGCGCACGTGGGGGCGGGAGCTCCCACGTGAGCGCCGCAcgtgcgcccccccccccccccccgcgcagcccgcgCGCACACGCGTGTCCCGTGTCCCCCACGCGTGTGGAGCTGTCACGTGCGGCCGGTCACGTGGCCCCCCGGGGAGTtaacggcgggggggggggacacacgacacccCGGTGTCCGTTCCGTCCCGTGTgtcgtgttccccccccccccgctcccccacgCGTGGTGACGCGTGTCCGTGGGCGCGGCAGGATGGAGGAGGCGGCCGGGTGCCGTGGGGCCTTCGTGGGGCCCCCCCCGTGGGagcgccccggggccgcgggggagcTGGAGTACGTGGACCTGGATGAGTTCCTGCGGGAGCAcgggctgccccccagccccgagtCCCCCCCCGCCCACGCGAGACCGGCCGGTGGGTGtgaccggggggggggacgggacgcgGGGACACGGACACCCACGCGAGTGGAAGGGGACCCAggagtgcggggggggggggggcacactgGGGAgtccgggcggggggggggggggaggacacgcGTGGGGGGACCCGGGGCTGTCCCTGGCCCCGCCCCACGCACGTGCGCGGGGGACCCAGCCCCCGGGGCTCACCCGCCCCGCCACgtgccgccccgccgcgcgcgggggggggggggggagacgggacACGGACGACACACGACTGTGCATCCCCGTGTCGCGATAGAAACCCCCATGCAGCCCCTCCCATCGCGATACCCCCCCCCCTTGCAATAGGGACCCCCAAAGCCAGCgacaccccccccctccgcccctcccccccgcggTGGGGACCCCCCAGTCCCGTCCCAGCGGTACCGGggaccccttccccccccccccccccagggtgggggTGGCACCGGCCCCGCTCTGaccctccccccgcagcccccggccccccccggggcccccccacccccccggcgcCGGGGGAGCCGCTGCTGGAGGCGGAggcgctggggggggccggggggggcccctTCGACCCGCGGCGGCTCCGCTTCTCCCAGGACGAGCTGCGGCCGCAGCCCATCGCCAGGAAGGCCCGGAAGGTCCATGTGCCCGAGGAGCagaaggtgggggggggtggggggggggggcaggaattGGGGGGacccagctgggggggggggcacacaggGACAGATgtccgcgggggggggggggggtatgtgtcgggggggacccagggggtcccagggggctgggggggacccaggaatcccggggggggggacacacaaaggtgtttggggggacccaggtgaccaaagggggtccgggggggggagggggacccAGGAGTTGGGGGGatcagggggtcccagggggctggggggggacccacAGCATCaaggggggggacccaggcacccagggggtcccagggggctgggggggtcccaggaatcccgggggggggagggggacccAGGAGTTGGGGGGATCAGGGGGTCCCAGGTGTCTGGgagggacccaggagtttgggggcaCCCAGGCGTCTGGGGGGGGACGCAGGcacccagggggtcccagggggctgggggggggacccacaGCATcaagggggggacccaggcgtcgggGGGGAGCGCAGGCCAtgggcggggggggtcccaggtgtCCGGGAGGGACCCCGGCATCCCTGGGGGACCCCGCGCccgtgggggggtccccagcgtccccggtCCCCGCAGGATGAGAAGTACTGGAGCCGGCGCAGCAAGAACAACGCGGCGGCCAAGCGCTCGCGGGACGCGCGGCGGCTGAAGGAGAACCAGATCTCGGTGCGTGCCGCCTTCCTGGAGCGGGAGAACGCGGCGCTGCGGCAGGAGGTGGCGGCTGCCCGCCGGGAGCTCGCCCGCTTCCGGGCTCTGCTGGCACGCTACGAGGCCCGGCACGGTGCCCTGTAGGAGCACGGCACGGTCCGGCACGGCACGGTGCTCGGTTGGagcctggcacggcacggcacggtcTGGCACGGCGCGGTGCTCGGTCGGACCCCGGTACGGCACAGGCCGGCACGGTGCCCTGCAGAGACCCCGGCACGGCGCGGCGTGGCACTggccggcacggcacggtgcTCTGCAGGAacccccggcacggcacggtgcTCGGTCAGACCCCGGCACGGCGCAGTCCGGCACGGCACGGTGCTCTGCAGGGACCCCGGCGCGGCACGGTGCGGCACAGCTCCCTGGAGGGAtccccggcacggcacggtgcGGCACAGCCTGGCACGGTGCCCTATAGGGACCCCGGCACGGCACGGTCCGGCATCGCCCCGTCCCGGCACAGCCCCTGCGGCCGGAGCTGGACGCCGAGCGGGAGAAGTGGCCGGGAGCTGGGAGCCAGATCCAGGGTTCAGGATCAGCCTGGAAATGGGGCTGGGATCCAGCACCGGGATCCGGCACCGGGATCCAGCACCGGGATCCGGCAACAAGATACAGAACTGGGATCTGGCACCGGGCTCCAGCACCAGGATCTGGCCCTGGGATCCAGCAACGAGATCCGGCACCAGGATCCAGCAGTGAGATGCAGGACCGGGATCTGGCCCCGGGATCCGGCACCGAGGTCTGGCCCTGGGATCCGGCACTGG
The nucleotide sequence above comes from Mycteria americana isolate JAX WOST 10 ecotype Jacksonville Zoo and Gardens unplaced genomic scaffold, USCA_MyAme_1.0 Scaffold_158, whole genome shotgun sequence. Encoded proteins:
- the DBP gene encoding D site-binding protein; this translates as MEEAAGCRGAFVGPPPWERPGAAGELEYVDLDEFLREHGLPPSPESPPAHARPAAPGPPRGPPTPPAPGEPLLEAEALGGAGGGPFDPRRLRFSQDELRPQPIARKARKVHVPEEQKDEKYWSRRSKNNAAAKRSRDARRLKENQISVRAAFLERENAALRQEVAAARRELARFRALLARYEARHGAL